The DNA window GGAGTTTCGCTCGAGCGTCATTCGTGGCGAAACACTGAGATGCGCCACACTGTTGGAAAACAGGCGGGCGACACTGAGGTCGGCACCGAAGGCTACGCCGTGCATGCCGGAGCCATCCCGATTGGCAGCGATCGTCCCGGACACATGGGTGCCATGTGTTCCATAGGTGACCCCTTCAAAATAGTTGTTTCGATTGAGCAAAGCGGCGTATCGAGGCTCAAGGGTCTGATAGGTGAGCTGGACCTGATCGCCATCGGTCCTGAAGCAACTGTTGGGGCCTTCGATCACTTCTGCCGGGCACAAGCTGCCATCGGCAAGAACGCCCGCCAGGCGGATGCTCCGATGGTTCTTGCCTGCGAACTCTGGATGTCCAAGGCCGGCGCCATCGTCGAAAACACCCAGCCGGACGCCCTTGGCGGTCAGGCCGCGAGCGTAGGCGAACTCGGCGCCCATGGCAGCCAAACCCCAGTCCGCTTTGAACTCATCGGTGCGCCAGCTTCCTGGATCACCAGCATTGCCAAGAATGGCAGTGCTGGCGACCGCTGCCGGCGCAAGCGTCGCCGAGGCGGGGCCGGCAACGGATGAAACAGTAACGCTGCTGATCGTCGGCTGCGCCCATCCTTCCTGCAGCTGGCGCTGTTGCTGCCAGGCATCCAGTGATTCGGTGGCCATCGCGGGCAGCGCCGTTGCCAGCAGCAGCGAACTGATTACGGCAGTCGCCAAGGGGTTGGCAAAGGGGAGGGCGGCGAACGGTCGTGCAGCAGTCGAGTCATCATGCAGCTTCCTTGATTGGGTGACGGGACGAGGTGAGCGATTTGCGCCGGGCTTGCGGGCCAGGTGCTGTAGAGCGTGCGGAAGCGGGCGCTTGGACGGGGGTTGTGGGCCGCTCCAAGTGGTAACGTCGGCAAGTGCGCATCACCCCCAGTGGCTTGCTGATGCGATGCACGCCAACCTGCTGGTGCCGCTGGCCTGTTGCGTTCGCCGGACCCGTGGCCAGAATCTGGATGCTCGGTTGCAGCCCAGACGCGCAGATTTGATGGACGGGCCGGCGTCAGTTAAGGCTGAGCGGCTGATTGCGGCTCGGCGCGATATCTGGGTGAGAAAGCGTGTGTGAGCTCGGCAGATCTATCGGGAGACGATCGCTGGCTTCAACGGCGCGGGCGTGCTGATGCAGCGCTGGCCGAGGGCTGACCGCGGGGCTGGGGTTGGTGGCGAGCCAGGTAGACGAACTCCGGGCGTCAGCCTGGGAGATCGGCCTGGGAAGTGGTTGCAACTCAGTAGTGGGCCTGGGCAGGAGCAAGTGGCAGCCAAGTCAGCCGGCTTAGAACATAATATACATTATGCGAAATCAAGGATTGCCCGGATCTGCGCCTTCGTCGGCTCCGCATGGCAATGGCTGCGGCTCTGGCTCGGCTCCTGTCATCCTTCGCGGCCACCTGCCAAGGATGAGCTTGCAGCATGATCGAGATCGATCCCCACGACCGTACAGATCTAACCGGCCCTTGGGCCGGTTTCGGCTTTCAGGGCGGCCACATGTTCACCCCCGAAGGCCACCAGCTGGAGCCCGGCGATATGGCCTGGTGGTCGCTGACCTGCAACATCGCCCGGGAATGGCGCCTGATGATGGCCCAGGCGCGTGCCGAGATGGTCCCCCGGTCGGCGCCACCACCAAAGGCTTCTGCCACAACCAAATCCAGCGTCATCTACCTAGCCGAAGCCCTCAGAATTCGCCGAGAACGGCGGTCTGGCGTCGGTGCTCCCGGTCCCGGCGCCGAATCGTCCAATGTGGTCTACATGAGCCGTGGGCCGAGGCCGCGCCAGCGCGTGTGAGGCGCCCCCGTAGGGGCAACGCCCCTACACCCCGGCTAGAATGCGCACAGGACGCCTTGGGGGACGTATGGAACGCGAACGACCTGATTACCTGCCACCGATTCCTGCAAGACGCTGGAGCTTTCCGTGGCTGGGCCTGTGGGCGGTATTCCTGCTGGGAATGGCCGTCGCCGGAATCTGGCTACATGTGAGAACAAACGAAGCCTGGACAACACGCTTCAGCGACAAAAAAGCCCCGATCGCAGCTGCTCTACCAAAAGATGCCGAGCCAGCCATGGCTAAAGCTGCCGAAGAAGAGCGTAGAAACGCATCTGTCGCCGAAATTCGCTTGCGCAGAGCAGCCGCAGAACGTGAGATCCAGCAGCGTCGCGCCGAGATTCGCTGCATCGGCGGCGTCGCGTTCCGGCGAATCCCGGGCGGCTGGGAGAACATCCCGGGCGAGACCTGCCCGTGAGTGCTTAGTTCTTGACGCTCGTCTGCTGACGCGCGAACGCCCTATCCATCCATCGGGCAACCCAGTACTGAATATCGAACAGTCGGCTCATGGGTGAGCTATAAGGGCAATCGCACCCAGCGCGGCGAGGTGGCCCACGTAGTAGCCGTAGAACGCTCGCCCTGCCCTCGCTACGCGCCACTGGCTGTGCGCCAGCAGTGCGGCCACGGGAACAGCCATAACGGCCCAGAGGTTCCCGTTGAAGATGCACAGTGGCACGAAGGCCGCAAGAAGCGCGCCGGGCGACTTCTCACGGTAGCCGAAGTAAGTCAGCAGCACGAACCACACGCCAGACCACTGGTAGTCCACGAATGCTGGTAGCACCAGCGCAGCGACCGCGAATGCCACCAACGCTGTCCATCCGCGCTGATTGACCGCATACAGCGCCGCGGCGGAGAGCGCGAAGGTGAGCAGGATGTTCAGCGGCAGCCAGTAGCCGAAAACCACCGCGTGCACCGGCTGCGCGATGACACCCCACAACGCGAGCCTCCGAACGGACTTGCCCACGTCAGCGCCGGACTGAGCGAGGTTGTACGCCATCACCAGCGCGAACAACGGAAAGGCAACGCGCCCCGCTTCACTGAGTCCAGGCACGTACCCGCCATAGACCACCTTGGCGATGTGATCCCCAGTCATGAGGATGACCGCCAGCCACTTCAACACTTCGCGTGCGCTGCTGGTCATCACAAATCCCTAGTTGTGGGCGGCGTGACGCTGGTGCTGCTGGTGTAAACAGGCGACTCCGGGAACGAGCCAAGCGCGCGCGTCTGACGCTGAATCACGGAGCCGTTGAGGTCGCCGACACCAACCGCCCCCCTGCCCTCGCCCGCAACCTGCGGTTGAAGCTGCTGCTGTGGCTGCTGATCGCTTCTCTGGCGATAAGGGTTGTATACGGGGCCGCGGCGAGCAAGCGTGCGGCACTCAGGTTGGCTAATGTCGTATGCGGTGCCCTGTTCTGTAACGCAAGTACACGAACCCTCTACGTGATTGCCAAGACCATCCAAGCCCGCACCAGAAGACATGCAAACAAGCAACGGATCACTTGCGGTTGGCCGGGCATCAAAGACAGGCGCAGTCCAGGGCATAGTGGCAATACGCGGCAGATGATCCTTGGCGTACTCGCTCGCAGACTTCCAACGCGGCTGCGCCTTTCCAACGGATGCGAAGCCCTGCGGGGCAGCGCCAGCATCCGCTAACGCGGATTGCTTTGCGCTCCCCGCATTGCCATGCGCACTAGGGGCATCATCCAGTCGCGACCATGCAGACCATGCGAGATAGATAGCCAAGACCACAATGACGGGAAGCGCCACCAGTTTGAGAGGAAGCTTCGCCTTGATGGTGTGGACTTCAGCAGACTTGTAGCTGCCGAAACTGGCAGACGGCAGTAGCCGCGTAGTGCGCTGGGCGAGCTCGCGCTTGCCGGACGACTTGATATTTTCCTGCAACTCGCCCCAACGAAACACATCAATGAACTTCGTGCCGAACCGGCGCACAACGTGCGAGTGAGAGCCGATAAGGCCTCGGACGAAGGGGAACAGCTGGTTCGGCTGCTGGAGCGTCCAAACGAAGTCCAATCCGCGATGCCGATGCTCAGCCAGTTCAAGGACGTGCTTTGGCGTGGCCTGTCGAGAAGCATCATGCAAGTGCCCAAACCACTTCCATGACTCGTCGACAAAGATCAACGAGCCATTTGGGATTACATGCGCGGTACAAGGATCATCGGACTCAGTGTCGCTGCATGTGCAAACCTCACCGGGCTTGACAGCATTCCACTCACGGGGGTCCTTCAGCACTGTTGCCAAGCCCGGCTGTAAGCCATCAATGCCGGCAGCAAAGATGGGACGCTGAGCCTCCTTCGATTCCTTGATCAGCCGCTCCATCATCAAAGCGGTTTTGCCGTTACCGGGTTGCCCGGTGAATATCTCAATGGGCACGTCAGACCCTCCGGACCAGCACAGCGCGTGCGGCACTTACACCGAATTTCGTAACTACGGCGGACGCGATCATGGTGCAGGCTTGATCGAACTTCATGATGCCGGCATAGGC is part of the Stenotrophomonas lactitubi genome and encodes:
- a CDS encoding zonular occludens toxin domain-containing protein, whose protein sequence is MPIEIFTGQPGNGKTALMMERLIKESKEAQRPIFAAGIDGLQPGLATVLKDPREWNAVKPGEVCTCSDTESDDPCTAHVIPNGSLIFVDESWKWFGHLHDASRQATPKHVLELAEHRHRGLDFVWTLQQPNQLFPFVRGLIGSHSHVVRRFGTKFIDVFRWGELQENIKSSGKRELAQRTTRLLPSASFGSYKSAEVHTIKAKLPLKLVALPVIVVLAIYLAWSAWSRLDDAPSAHGNAGSAKQSALADAGAAPQGFASVGKAQPRWKSASEYAKDHLPRIATMPWTAPVFDARPTASDPLLVCMSSGAGLDGLGNHVEGSCTCVTEQGTAYDISQPECRTLARRGPVYNPYRQRSDQQPQQQLQPQVAGEGRGAVGVGDLNGSVIQRQTRALGSFPESPVYTSSTSVTPPTTRDL
- a CDS encoding DUF3653 domain-containing protein, which codes for MIEIDPHDRTDLTGPWAGFGFQGGHMFTPEGHQLEPGDMAWWSLTCNIAREWRLMMAQARAEMVPRSAPPPKASATTKSSVIYLAEALRIRRERRSGVGAPGPGAESSNVVYMSRGPRPRQRV
- a CDS encoding S8 family serine peptidase, with amino-acid sequence MHDDSTAARPFAALPFANPLATAVISSLLLATALPAMATESLDAWQQQRQLQEGWAQPTISSVTVSSVAGPASATLAPAAVASTAILGNAGDPGSWRTDEFKADWGLAAMGAEFAYARGLTAKGVRLGVFDDGAGLGHPEFAGKNHRSIRLAGVLADGSLCPAEVIEGPNSCFRTDGDQVQLTYQTLEPRYAALLNRNNYFEGVTYGTHGTHVSGTIAANRDGSGMHGVAFGADLSVARLFSNSVAHLSVSPRMTLERNSKSVSAPTAAFSQLYEQLEQQQIRAINHSWGLATEPSTAQQMDVYLSHTVFADRLAVMATASRRTGLIQVWAAGNTDAPNPSPQQAPIAGMYATLPRAQRDVEPYWLAVS
- a CDS encoding TraX family protein, whose amino-acid sequence is MTSSAREVLKWLAVILMTGDHIAKVVYGGYVPGLSEAGRVAFPLFALVMAYNLAQSGADVGKSVRRLALWGVIAQPVHAVVFGYWLPLNILLTFALSAAALYAVNQRGWTALVAFAVAALVLPAFVDYQWSGVWFVLLTYFGYREKSPGALLAAFVPLCIFNGNLWAVMAVPVAALLAHSQWRVARAGRAFYGYYVGHLAALGAIALIAHP